The genomic DNA AGGAATTATGAACATTCTGATTTTCGGTCCCAATGGCTCCGGTAAAGGCACCCAGGGCGACATCGCCAAGGAAAAGTACAACCTGGACCACATCGAGTCCGGCGCCATCTTCCGCAAGCACATCGGCGGCGGCACCGAACTCGGTCTGAAGGCCAAGGAGTACATCAACAAGGGCGAATTGGTTCCTGATGATATCACCATTCCCATGGTTCTGGATGTGCTGTCCCACTCCAAGAGCGGTTGGCTTCTGGATGGTTTCCCCCGCTCTCTGGTGCAGGGTGAGAAGCTTTGGGAAGCCTTGCAGAAGGACGGCGTGAAGCTCGACTACGTTATCGAGATCAA from Pseudodesulfovibrio thermohalotolerans includes the following:
- a CDS encoding adenylate kinase; protein product: MNILIFGPNGSGKGTQGDIAKEKYNLDHIESGAIFRKHIGGGTELGLKAKEYINKGELVPDDITIPMVLDVLSHSKSGWLLDGFPRSLVQGEKLWEALQKDGVKLDYVIEIKLPRDIAKARIMGRRLCANNPNHPNNVGIPVIAPDGDKCRVCGGALTAREDDQDEDAINKRHDIYYDDKTGTMAACNYFKDLKDGGFKYIQLDGEKSINEIKEYLVSQLD